A genomic stretch from Etheostoma cragini isolate CJK2018 chromosome 8, CSU_Ecrag_1.0, whole genome shotgun sequence includes:
- the c8h11orf58 gene encoding small acidic protein has translation MTSPENRHGSKRPASPSDDGPTQWASADLGSNERKQKFLRLMGASKKEPTGRLVIGDHKSTSHFRSGQEDRQMNEQLEMQYQQSMDGKLSGRNRRHCGLGFSEPEPELLSSPPVDSQTKATEPEESTSEEEPANTQDEGSDASPKEQTSDQYEASSDSSEDERNPAPKRPL, from the exons ATGACGTCTCCAGAGAACAGGCATGGATCAAAACGACCAGCGTCTCCAAGTGAC GATGGGCCAACCCAGTGGGCATCAGCTGACCTGGGAAGCAATGAAAGGAAGCAAAAGTTTTTACGTCTGATGGGTGCTAGcaag AAAGAACCCACCGGACGCCTTGTCATTGGTGACCACAAGTCAACATCCCACTTCCGCAGTG GGCAGGAAGATAGGCAGATGAACGAGCAGCTAGAGATGCAGTACCAGCAGAGCATGGACGGGAAGCTGTCAGGTCGGAACCGGAGACACTGTGGCCTGGGTTTCAGCGAG CCAGAGCCAGAGTTGTTGTCCTCCCCACCAGTGGACAGTCAGACAAAAGCAACAGAGCCAGAGGAGTCCACCAGTGAAGAGGAACCCGCAAACACGCAGGACGAAGGCAGCGATGCCAGCCCAAAGGAGCAGACCTCAGACCAGTACGAGGCCAGCTCAGACAGTAGTGAGGACGAACGCAACCCGGCTCCGAAACGGCCTTTGTGA